In one Mycobacterium sp. NBC_00419 genomic region, the following are encoded:
- a CDS encoding acyl-CoA carboxylase subunit beta, whose amino-acid sequence MTALHSIVDPTAPTYTEAAEVMAAKLAEIDGELAKALGGGGPKYIERHHARGKLTARERIELLVDPDAAFLELCPLAGYGTDFAVGASVVTGIGVVEGVECMLVANDPTVKGGTSNPWTLKKILRANQIALENRLPMISLVESGGADLPTQKDIFIPGGRMFRDLTRLSAAGIPTVALVFGNSTAGGAYIPGMSDHVVMIKERSKVFLAGPPLVKMATGEESDDESLGGAEMHARVSGLADYFAIDELDAIRIGRRVVARLNWVKRGPAAKPVVAPLADPEELLGIVSADLRIPFDPREIIARIVDGSDFDEFKPMYGSSLVTGWATLHGYPLGILANARGVLFSEESQKATQFIQLANRSNTPLLFLHNTTGYMVGKAYEEGGMVKHGSMMINAVSNSGVPHISLLIGASYGAGHYGMCGRAYDPRFLFAWPSAKSAVMGGAQLAGVLSIVNRAATEARGGTVDEEADAALRAAVEAQIEAESLPMFLSGRLYDDGVIDPRDTRTVLGICLSAIANGPIEGTSNFGVFRM is encoded by the coding sequence ATGACCGCTCTGCACAGCATCGTCGACCCGACCGCGCCCACCTACACCGAGGCCGCCGAGGTGATGGCAGCCAAGCTCGCCGAGATCGACGGCGAGCTGGCCAAGGCGCTCGGCGGGGGCGGCCCGAAGTACATCGAGCGCCACCACGCCCGCGGCAAGCTCACCGCCCGTGAACGCATCGAGTTGCTGGTGGACCCCGACGCGGCCTTCCTCGAACTGTGCCCACTGGCCGGCTACGGCACCGACTTCGCGGTCGGGGCCAGCGTGGTCACCGGCATCGGCGTGGTCGAGGGTGTCGAATGCATGCTGGTCGCCAATGACCCGACGGTCAAGGGCGGCACCAGCAATCCGTGGACACTGAAGAAGATTCTGCGCGCCAACCAGATTGCCCTGGAGAACCGCCTGCCGATGATCTCCCTGGTGGAGTCCGGCGGCGCGGACCTGCCGACGCAGAAGGACATCTTCATCCCCGGTGGCCGGATGTTCCGGGACCTGACCCGGCTGTCGGCGGCGGGGATCCCGACCGTCGCCCTGGTGTTCGGCAACTCCACGGCCGGCGGTGCCTATATCCCCGGGATGTCCGACCATGTGGTGATGATCAAGGAACGCTCGAAGGTGTTCCTCGCCGGGCCGCCCCTGGTCAAAATGGCCACCGGTGAGGAGTCCGACGACGAATCCCTGGGCGGGGCCGAAATGCATGCTCGGGTATCGGGTTTGGCCGACTACTTCGCCATCGACGAGCTCGACGCGATCCGCATCGGTCGGCGCGTCGTGGCCCGGCTCAACTGGGTCAAGCGCGGCCCGGCGGCCAAACCCGTCGTGGCGCCACTGGCCGACCCCGAGGAACTGCTGGGCATCGTGTCGGCCGACCTGCGTATCCCGTTCGACCCCCGCGAGATCATCGCCCGCATCGTCGACGGGTCCGATTTCGACGAGTTCAAGCCGATGTACGGGTCGTCACTGGTCACGGGATGGGCCACCCTGCATGGCTACCCGCTGGGCATCCTGGCCAACGCCCGCGGAGTGCTGTTCAGCGAGGAGTCGCAGAAAGCCACGCAGTTCATCCAGCTGGCCAACCGCTCCAATACGCCATTGCTGTTCCTGCACAACACAACCGGATACATGGTCGGCAAGGCCTACGAGGAAGGCGGGATGGTCAAGCACGGCTCGATGATGATCAACGCCGTATCCAACTCAGGAGTCCCGCACATCTCGCTGCTGATCGGCGCCTCCTACGGGGCGGGCCACTACGGCATGTGCGGCCGGGCCTATGACCCACGCTTCCTGTTCGCCTGGCCCAGCGCCAAATCCGCGGTGATGGGCGGCGCGCAACTGGCCGGTGTGCTCTCGATCGTGAACCGCGCGGCCACCGAGGCCCGCGGCGGCACCGTCGATGAGGAGGCCGACGCCGCCCTGCGGGCAGCCGTCGAAGCCCAGATCGAAGCGGAGTCGCTACCGATGTTCCTGTCCGGCCGGCTCTACGACGACGGGGTGATCGATCCGCGCGACACCCGCACGGTGCTGGGAATCTGCCTGTCCGCCATCGCCAACGGACCGATCGAGGGGACGTCGAACTTCGGCGTCTTCCGGATGTGA
- a CDS encoding acetyl/propionyl/methylcrotonyl-CoA carboxylase subunit alpha, producing the protein MITRVLVANRGEIARRVFATCRRLGISTVAVYTDPDVGSPHVAEADVRVRLDDTRSDVAGRAAPTGYLDAAQLIAAAIASGADAIHPGYGFLSENAEFAAAVLDAGLTWIGPPVAAVRAMGSKIEAKKMMASAGVPVLAELDPATVTDAQLPVLVKASAGGGGRGMRVVTDLAELTGQVAAAQREAQSAFGDPTVFCERYLAGGHHVEVQVLADQHGTVWAVGERECSIQRRHQKIIEEAPSPLVERIPGMRERLFEAARLAADAIGYTGAGTVEFLADDDGEFYFLEMNTRLQVEHPVTELTTGLDLVELQLLAADGEALPADPPRARGHSIEARIYAEDPARNWQPQAGRIHRFDVPGVATQFGRIHGTGIRLDSGVTDGTTVSIHYDPMLAKVISYAPTRRRAAQVLADALARTRVHGVRTNRDLLVNVLRHNGFLDGATDTAFFDTHGLAELASPLAGSPTVRLSAVAAALAEAAHNRAGATVLAEIPSGWRNLVSSNQHKSYRDAGGDEHEVAYRFTRSGVLLPDDHEVRVVSSASEEVVLADANGVATPFAVQRYGTEVFVDSPMGAVAFTVVPRFPEPGSVVEQGSLLAPMPGSVIRLGASLGDTVTLGQPLVWLEAMKMEHTITAPSDGVLTQLDVSVGQQVDVGTVLARVESPASEEGEA; encoded by the coding sequence ATGATCACTCGAGTTCTGGTCGCCAACCGCGGTGAGATCGCCCGCCGCGTGTTCGCCACCTGCCGCCGGCTCGGCATCAGCACCGTCGCGGTCTACACCGACCCCGACGTCGGGTCACCCCATGTGGCCGAGGCCGACGTCCGGGTGCGACTGGACGATACTCGATCCGATGTCGCCGGCCGAGCGGCTCCGACCGGCTATCTCGACGCCGCCCAGTTGATCGCCGCCGCCATCGCATCCGGTGCCGACGCCATCCACCCCGGCTACGGATTCCTCTCGGAGAACGCCGAATTCGCGGCCGCCGTCCTCGACGCCGGGCTCACCTGGATTGGGCCGCCCGTTGCGGCGGTGCGGGCGATGGGCTCCAAGATCGAGGCCAAGAAGATGATGGCGAGCGCCGGTGTGCCGGTGCTGGCCGAACTGGACCCGGCCACCGTCACCGACGCCCAGCTGCCGGTTCTGGTGAAGGCATCCGCCGGGGGCGGCGGCCGCGGCATGCGGGTGGTGACCGACCTGGCCGAGCTGACCGGCCAGGTCGCGGCCGCACAACGTGAGGCCCAGTCCGCCTTCGGCGATCCGACGGTGTTCTGCGAGCGCTACCTGGCAGGAGGCCACCACGTCGAGGTGCAGGTGCTCGCCGACCAGCACGGCACCGTGTGGGCGGTCGGCGAGCGGGAGTGCTCGATTCAGCGCCGCCACCAGAAGATCATCGAAGAGGCCCCCTCTCCCCTGGTGGAACGGATCCCCGGGATGCGGGAACGGCTCTTCGAAGCCGCCCGGCTGGCCGCCGATGCCATCGGATACACCGGGGCGGGCACCGTCGAGTTCCTGGCCGACGATGACGGCGAGTTCTACTTCCTGGAGATGAACACCCGCCTGCAAGTGGAGCACCCGGTCACCGAACTCACCACCGGCCTGGATCTGGTGGAGCTGCAGCTGCTGGCCGCCGATGGTGAGGCACTGCCCGCCGATCCACCGAGGGCCCGCGGACACTCTATCGAGGCACGGATCTACGCCGAGGACCCGGCCCGCAACTGGCAGCCGCAGGCAGGTCGCATTCATCGCTTCGACGTACCAGGTGTGGCAACACAATTCGGCCGCATCCATGGCACCGGAATCCGGCTGGACTCCGGTGTCACCGACGGCACCACCGTGTCGATCCACTACGACCCGATGCTGGCCAAGGTCATCTCCTACGCCCCGACCCGCCGACGCGCCGCGCAGGTACTCGCCGACGCGCTGGCCCGCACCCGGGTGCACGGTGTCCGGACCAACCGCGACCTGCTGGTCAATGTGCTGCGACACAACGGGTTCCTCGACGGCGCCACCGACACGGCGTTCTTCGATACCCACGGACTCGCCGAACTGGCCAGCCCACTGGCCGGCTCCCCCACGGTTCGGCTGTCCGCGGTGGCTGCCGCACTGGCCGAGGCCGCCCACAACCGCGCCGGTGCGACGGTGCTGGCCGAGATTCCCAGCGGCTGGCGCAATCTGGTATCGAGCAACCAGCACAAGAGCTATCGGGATGCTGGCGGCGACGAACACGAGGTGGCCTACCGGTTCACCCGTAGCGGTGTGCTGCTGCCCGACGACCACGAGGTACGAGTGGTGTCGTCGGCATCCGAGGAGGTCGTGCTGGCCGACGCGAACGGTGTCGCGACCCCGTTCGCGGTGCAACGCTACGGTACCGAGGTCTTCGTCGACTCCCCCATGGGCGCAGTCGCTTTCACGGTGGTCCCCCGGTTCCCGGAGCCCGGTTCGGTCGTGGAGCAGGGTTCGCTGCTGGCACCCATGCCCGGCTCGGTGATCCGGCTCGGCGCGAGTCTCGGCGACACCGTGACGCTCGGCCAGCCACTGGTGTGGCTGGAGGCGATGAAGATGGAGCACACCATCACCGCGCCGTCCGACGGTGTGCTCACCCAACTCGATGTCAGCGTCGGTCAGCAGGTCGACGTGGGAACTGTTCTGGCCCGGGTGGAAAGCCCCGCATCCGAAGAAGGAGAAGCATGA
- a CDS encoding acyl-CoA dehydrogenase family protein → MTDTSFIESEERLALRKAVTALGANYGPEYYLEKARSGGHTTELWREAGELGFIGVNLPEEYGGGGAGMYELSLVMEELSAAGCPLLMMVVSPAINGTIIAKFGTDEQKKRWVPGIADGSITMAFAITEPDAGSNSHRITTTARRDGSDWILSGQKVWISGVDQAQALLVVGRTEEAKTGNLRPALFVVPIDTPGLSYTKIPMELVMPESQFQVFLDEVRLPADALVGAEDAAIAQLFAGLNPERIMGAASAVGMGRLALTKAAEYVKTRQVWKTPIGAHQGIAHPLAAAHIELELAKLMMQKAAALYDAGDDAGAAEAANMAKYAAGESSTRAVDQAVQSHGGNGLSQEYGIAAMLTASRLSRIAPVSREMILNFVAQTSLGLPRSY, encoded by the coding sequence ATGACCGACACCAGCTTCATCGAAAGCGAGGAGCGGCTGGCATTACGCAAAGCCGTCACAGCCCTCGGTGCGAACTACGGCCCGGAGTACTACCTGGAGAAGGCCCGCTCCGGTGGGCACACCACCGAATTGTGGCGGGAGGCAGGCGAACTCGGCTTCATCGGGGTGAACCTGCCCGAAGAGTATGGTGGCGGCGGCGCCGGCATGTACGAGCTGTCGCTGGTGATGGAGGAACTGTCCGCGGCGGGCTGCCCGCTGCTGATGATGGTGGTCTCCCCGGCGATCAACGGCACCATCATCGCCAAGTTCGGCACCGACGAGCAGAAGAAGCGCTGGGTGCCCGGGATCGCCGACGGCTCGATCACCATGGCGTTCGCCATCACCGAGCCCGATGCCGGATCGAACTCGCACCGCATCACCACCACCGCGCGCCGCGACGGCAGCGACTGGATCCTGTCCGGACAGAAGGTGTGGATCTCCGGGGTGGATCAGGCCCAGGCGCTGCTGGTCGTCGGCCGCACCGAGGAAGCGAAAACCGGCAACCTGCGCCCGGCACTGTTCGTCGTGCCCATCGACACCCCCGGGCTCAGCTACACCAAGATCCCGATGGAACTCGTCATGCCGGAGAGCCAGTTCCAGGTGTTCCTCGACGAGGTGCGGCTTCCCGCCGACGCTCTGGTCGGCGCCGAGGACGCCGCGATCGCGCAGTTGTTCGCGGGCCTGAACCCGGAACGGATCATGGGTGCGGCCAGCGCGGTCGGCATGGGCCGGCTCGCGCTGACCAAGGCCGCCGAATACGTCAAGACCCGCCAGGTGTGGAAGACCCCGATCGGCGCGCACCAAGGTATCGCGCACCCGTTGGCGGCGGCCCACATCGAACTCGAGCTGGCCAAGCTGATGATGCAGAAGGCGGCCGCCCTCTACGACGCCGGCGACGACGCCGGGGCGGCCGAGGCGGCGAACATGGCGAAGTACGCCGCGGGTGAATCCTCCACCCGCGCTGTCGACCAGGCTGTGCAGTCCCACGGCGGCAACGGGCTGAGCCAGGAGTACGGCATCGCGGCGATGCTCACCGCCTCAAGGCTGTCGCGCATCGCGCCGGTCAGCCGGGAGATGATCCTCAACTTCGTGGCGCAGACCTCGCTGGGCCTGCCGCGGTCGTACTGA
- a CDS encoding enoyl-CoA hydratase family protein, with product MDTLVAYAGPDETGGHVARLTLDSPHNRNALSARLVEQLHDGLRNAADDPAVRVVVLGHTGGTFCAGADLSEASGGDPFETTAARAHELAAVLRAIVESPRPVVAAVDGHVRAGGMGLVGACDIAVAGPRATFALTEARIGVAPAIISLTLLPKLSARAAARYYLTGETFTAAQAAEIGLVTVAADDVEAAVAGLVADLAKGSPQGLAASKALITAEVLAGFDRDAQRLATESARLFVSDEAREGMLAFLQKRPPRWLQ from the coding sequence GTGGACACCCTCGTTGCCTACGCGGGACCCGATGAGACAGGCGGGCACGTCGCCCGGCTGACGTTGGACTCGCCGCACAACCGCAATGCGTTGTCGGCGCGACTGGTCGAGCAGCTGCACGACGGGTTACGCAATGCCGCTGACGACCCGGCGGTGCGCGTGGTGGTGCTCGGCCACACCGGTGGCACGTTCTGCGCCGGCGCGGACCTGAGCGAGGCTTCTGGCGGCGATCCGTTCGAGACCACCGCCGCACGGGCCCACGAGCTGGCCGCGGTGCTGCGCGCGATCGTCGAGTCGCCGCGGCCGGTGGTGGCTGCCGTCGACGGTCACGTCCGGGCCGGCGGTATGGGGCTGGTCGGGGCGTGCGATATCGCCGTCGCAGGCCCACGGGCCACGTTCGCCCTGACCGAGGCGCGCATCGGCGTGGCACCGGCGATCATCTCGCTGACCCTGCTGCCGAAACTGTCGGCGCGGGCGGCCGCCCGGTACTACCTGACGGGTGAGACGTTCACCGCCGCGCAGGCCGCCGAGATCGGGCTCGTCACCGTCGCGGCGGACGACGTCGAGGCGGCCGTCGCCGGACTGGTTGCGGATCTGGCCAAGGGCTCGCCACAGGGTCTGGCCGCGTCGAAGGCGTTGATCACGGCCGAAGTCCTGGCCGGTTTCGACCGCGACGCACAGCGGCTGGCAACGGAATCAGCGCGGCTGTTCGTCTCCGACGAAGCTCGCGAGGGGATGCTGGCGTTCCTGCAGAAGCGCCCGCCGCGCTGGCTGCAATAG
- a CDS encoding DUF1707 SHOCT-like domain-containing protein — protein sequence MSNSTPRDASTRAADADRIQVAQLLGDAAAQGRLDITEYERRLAQAYAATTYEDLERLTDDLPGAPESSRRPGSGRPAPSTLLLAILSGFERRGRWNVPGRMTTFTLFGGGVVDLRYADFTSTDVEIHAYSIMGGQTILLPPEVNVEVRGVGVMGGFDHNVEEHGTPGAPKVTIRGFSLWGGVGVKRKNRKTGTSDPTAT from the coding sequence ATGAGCAACTCGACACCGCGGGACGCATCGACGCGTGCCGCCGACGCTGACCGCATCCAGGTCGCGCAGTTGCTCGGCGACGCCGCAGCCCAGGGCCGTCTCGATATCACCGAATACGAGCGCAGGCTGGCCCAGGCCTACGCCGCGACGACGTACGAAGACCTCGAACGGCTCACCGACGACCTGCCCGGCGCGCCCGAATCCTCACGACGGCCCGGTTCGGGCCGGCCGGCCCCCTCGACTCTGCTGCTGGCGATCCTCAGCGGGTTCGAACGGCGCGGCCGGTGGAACGTGCCCGGCCGGATGACGACCTTCACGCTGTTCGGCGGCGGTGTGGTCGATCTGCGGTATGCCGACTTCACCTCGACCGATGTTGAGATCCACGCCTACTCGATCATGGGCGGACAGACGATCCTGCTGCCGCCGGAGGTCAACGTCGAAGTTCGTGGCGTCGGGGTGATGGGCGGCTTCGACCACAACGTCGAGGAGCACGGCACACCCGGGGCACCGAAGGTCACCATCCGCGGCTTCTCACTGTGGGGCGGGGTCGGCGTCAAGCGCAAGAACCGCAAGACCGGAACATCCGACCCGACGGCCACCTAG